ATGCTTAAATCTTATTTCTAAACCTTTACACAAGTGCAGGGTTGGTTGAAATTGGCAGAAACATTATTTTGGTGGGTTGGGTGGGGACTGTTTCAAATACAATTGCACTGCTGTGTCAGTGTGTGACTGGGAACGAAGCTTTTTAAAAGAGCTTTAATAATAATTTAGGATGACTGAGAACTTGGTTAAAGGAGTCGGGGAATGAAATCTGAAATGCAAGGGGACTGGAATGCTTCATAAGCCCTAAAAAAAAACAGGGGCAAAGAGCAAATAGACACATCATGGCCTCTCCAAAAAATGAGAAAGGGAACAATCCAGAGGTTCAGTTGCAGTCAGAAACTCACAAAAAGGGAGAGATCAAGCCAAACCCAGGGAAATATGCAAGACTTGCTCCCAGGACAAAGTGTGGCCCAACTCTGCCTTGTGGTTACCccaaagagcagcaggatgTCCCAGCATGCAGCAGCTAAGCACTGGTTCTGTGCTGCCAGGCATCCCGAGTGCACCCAGCCATGCTCATGGGCCAAGGCTGGAGGCTGTGGCTCCCCTTGGGTGGTGACCACACAGGGGGCACGGAGCACAAACCCAGATCATCACTGCTGTGGGCCCCACGCACGCTTGTGCTGTGGCTCATTGCTCAGCCTGCTGAAGGCCAGAGACATCTAGCAGTGTGTTTGGAAAAGATAAAGTGCCTGCTTGGTTTTGGGCAGCCACAGCATAGGCATGCAGCACCGGGTGCCAGTCCCAGTGCTCCCAAAGGTGGTGGCCAGCCCTCAGCCAGCACCTGCCTCTGCTCaaccagagctgcaggaaggggGCTGAGCACACCTATGCCCTGCACAGCTACAGGCACCCTGGGGGCTTGCCAagcccagcaccaacctctgccAAATGTGAAAGGGGAGGAGCAGGGATAGGGCATTTCTGGGCTTTGCTGTGTTTGGGTGGGTGCAGCACTAGAGCCCATAAACAGGGAGGGGGCAATGCAAGTGAGGGGTCTGGGGCTCTATGCGTGACAAAGGCTCATGGTGGCAGCAGGGACCTTGCTGCTAATCCGCTTGTACATAGCCTTTCTGGCAGGAGGAGATCTTATAATTCCAGGGAGAAGTACATCGTGTAACCAGGCGATGGTGAACCCGAGCTGTACTGAGCAGGGCTTGGCACAGCACGACAGAGTGGGACCAGCCCAGGCCATCGCCTGCCGACTTCGAGTGCTTAAGAGCCTTGGGGTGGCCCTGGGAAAGGAGCTcaagtagaggggaaaaaaaaaaaaaaatctccacaaCCCCAGAGAAATCAGCTCGCTACGCAGGGCTTCCCTGCGCTTTGTCGCTGAGCACTGCATTGTCCCTTCGCAGGAGATGCACAGGACCGTAGCTGCGTGGGGACGCTGAATGCGCCCAGACCAATTCAGAGCCCAGAGCCGCACCCGGGGCGCCTCCTGCTATCCCACCACGACACCTAGCGGCAGGCCGCGGCGTCACCGGGGCCGCTTCAAGCGCGTTCCTGCAGTGTCCGGAGCAGCCTCCCCCGTCCAGCCCAGAGGTGCCACACACAGCTTTGGGAAAGGTTTTTCCACTTGGATTGCGCGTGGGATTCTTCCAGATTTAACAAGTTGGGGCTGAAAGCATTCACAGTGCGTAAAATAGCGTTCTGCTTCCTGGAACACATTGCCAGGGCACCACCCTCGTGTGCTGTGTCTTTGTGCCACAGATGCTGAAGAGGCAGAAGGGACCCTGGGGGGAGGTGTGATCAGTGAAGGGAACTTCTACTGCCAAGGGAAGCGAGTCAGAATGGAAAGATGCAGGCCACAGCAGGGCCCAGGTGAAGGCTTGGTCAACCCAGGGCTTTGGGGTCAGCATTTGCAGCCATCCCTGAGTAAATTCGTTTGTAATCCACTCCCTAAATCTTATTGTTCTCCTACATCTGATTGTGTCTTTTGGTAGATGCTGAGCAAAAGGTTTGCTCAGCCTGTTGCATGTAATCAGCAGCGTGGGAGCTAGTGTGAGGAAAACTCCAGAGACACTCAGCCACCTTTGTCACCTTAGCTTAAAAGTGTGACTGCCCTTTGTGTGCTCCCTCCTACCCTGCCTGAGGTCGTTTGCAGGGGTGCTGGGCACTTGCTCAGACAAACACCAAGGTCCATCCTGAGggccccagcctcttcccaGCAGTTACAGCTGTCATGTTTTGGGGCTCCGTTACACTGACATTTAGTAACCGATGAACGCTGCAGGCATGGTCTGCACAGAACTGCCAGCAGGGTCATGGCAAGCACACCGCAGCTTGAAGGGACTCCTCAGCCCTAAACTAAACGGCAGGTTGACAACGCTGCTGCTGATAAGGAAAAGTAAGCAATAAACAAGAGGCaacgggggaaaaaaaacagcagagcagcttaGCATCAGTTTCTCATTGGTGTCAGACACTGAGCCAAAATAGAAACGCTGATTAAAAAAAGAGCTCCTCGACACATGCCACAGTGATTTAATGAGGAATGTGAGCCGTGTGCCAGGGAGACAagagctgggaagagagctGCCGGCACTGGGGGTACCCGGGGAAACCCCTGCCAGGTTTGCTCCCAGCCCAGAACCCTGAACCCATCCTTTCGGGccctgcctggccccagcccaCGGTGGTTCAGGGCTGGGAGGCAGGAGCCAGCCTGAGGTGCTTAAAAACGGCCCGACAGAGGGGAGGGCAGTGGACTCGGCATCGCCGCatctgccctggggctggctccCCGCGGACCTCCGTGCAGGGTGGGGactctgtgcagagcagggcgaGGCTGGGAATggcaaggaagggaagggaccttcTGCGGGAATGCTGCAGTTTGGGTTCTCACCCTGCCCGGGCCCCTGCGGCACCGCCGAGCCTGGGCACCGGTTCCCGGCCGGGCTGGTTTGATCTAGGGCATTGCGCCGGGGCAGGGCAGCGGCAACGCCTGCGCGGCCCGCCCAGAGCACAAGATGGCGGCGGCCGGGGGGGCGCCGGGTGGGCGGCGAGACGCAGAGGGCTCGGCGGCACGGCGCTGAAGGAGGTTGCCTGGCCCCTGCCGCCTCGTCACGGGTCTCCGGCGGCCCCGCCGCGGCGGGGTGGGGCTGCGGCGGCCGCAGGCCCGAGCGGGGCGCGGGAGGAGGGGACCCTGCTTGGCGTCTGCCGGCCCCGCGCCCCGGCAGCGGCGATGAGCGGGGCCGCGGAGCGGGAGCTGGAGGAGCGGCTGCGGGAGGCAGCGGCGTTGGGGGACGTGGAGGAGGTGCGGCGGCTGCTGGGCGCGGGGGCCGACATCAACTCCCGCAACGAGATCAACGGCTGGTGAGCGGCGCGGCGGGGGGCGGGAGCCGGCGGCAGGGTCGTAGCGCGGGGGGCGGGAGCCGGCGGTGGGGTCGCAGCGCTGCGGGCGGCCCCTGCATCCTCCCGTGGGGTCGGGAGGCTGGCGCTGCCTTCGCCGTGCACGAGAGGTGGCCAGAGGTGTGCGGGGCTCCGGGTTACCCGCATGAGCTGAGCGTCCCCCGTTAGACCCAAGAGTCGCCCTGGGGGCGCGCCTCTCCTGTTCCTTAGCTTTCCTGTTTACACAAACCGAAATGCTAATCTCGGACGGCTTTGCAATTTACTGCTGAAGAGGATCATGGTGAAAGGAGGCCACCGTGCTTCCACCTGTCACTGCGTGtttgctccagcacccttctaGAGTAGCTCCTGTCCTCTCTAGGACAATAGTGCAGAGTCGCCCTTCACAGGAGCCAGGCAAAGGAGGGTCTTGCCCTGCGGGACTTAGAATAGATTCACAAGTTCAAAGAAAGTGATGCAGTGAAGGAAACTTTATTCCCAGTTGTCACTCTACATGCAGCtcagctgaagtgctgtgtGTACACTAGGAGTAGGGGGATGGATCTGAAGCTGACAGCACAACCCCTCCTGCTTCCTTCCCCACAGGACCTGCTTGCACTGGGCCTGCAAGCGGAACCATGCCCAGGTGGtgtcctgcctgctggctgcaggtgcCAACAGGCAGATCCTCACGGCCCGaggggagctggctgcagagctcacGGTGAAAGCAGACATCCGAAAGATGCTGGGAGGTACCTTCCCGTGTTCAGAGCCATCCTGAATTCCTGCTCTGAAGGCTGAAGCATTGTCAGTGCTTCTGTCTGAGGCAGGAGATTGGCAAAGCTATGGCTTGCACAGCTATGTCTCAGCAGATGGCTGCAGTTTACAGTTCACTCTTGGGCAGACCTGGGGGTCTCAGTGGGAAGGTCTTGTTCTGAGTAGGGTCTTCAAGAGGCTGAAGGGCTGTGTTCTGTGGGAAGGGTGCTGCCACCACCCTGTCTGgtcacacagagcaggagaCAGTGTGCAGGCTGCAAGGGGAGGCTTGCACAGTTTGACCACAAGAAGCCTTGCAAATCCACTCAAAACCACTGCAGCCTTTCAGAAGGTAGGGCTTCTGAGCattttgtgatgctgtgacttGCAGCACAGTTAGTATTTGCCCCATAACTCTGTCATGTCACACTGCTTGTACTTGGAGCAAGTCTGTGTGTGTGACACTCCTGAGCAGTGCCAATGCCTGCTGCCCttagcagctgtgtgctgtgctccaCAGGACCGTTGTAAACTGCTTTGCCTGTGAGCTGTGGTGGTCTGCCCTCTGCTAACTGCTCTCCacttgctctctgcagtgtaTGGTGCACAGTTAAGTGAAGCTGCAGCTGAGTCAGAGCTGAGGTTCCAGGCACAGCTGAAGATGGCATGTCCTTTGCATGAGTGTTTTGATTTTCATTTGGGCAAGGTGCTCAACTCTTGGCTTTAGTTCATGGCAAGGGTTTGTGTTCTCCTTTTAACATCTAAACTGCCACATGTCGCTGAATGAACTCTGGTCATGGCTCTGCTCAAGCTCTCCCACACAAGCACACAGCTCTTGCTCTCTGGAATGGTTTTTATTCTGGGAGCATGGTGCTGTCAAGCAGAGCTTCCTGAACTGCTCTGACATTCATGTCCTGTAATCCTCAGTCAGACGAGAGTGTCCTTTGCTGCAGTGTGCTAGGCATGAGGGAAGCTGGCCTGGTTAATACAGGAGTCACTTGCCTGAACTGGCTCTGTTCCGTTGGTTTGCATGGGTCACAACTAACCCTCTTCAGTGGTGGTGTGGGAAGCATTCTAAGAGGAGCTTtaagcaaggagctcctggtcAGTCAGCTGTTTAGAAAGCACTGCAGTAATACTTCGGATTGGTCTGACTGTCAACagcacttttttccccactttgcctttaaaaaacacAGCACATGGCAGGCATGTGTAGTTGTTCCTTTCATTGTACAGTTGCTTGCTGCCAGGTGTTAGGTGCTGGTGTAGGGAGCATCAGCCTTTGATACCTTGCTGGGTGGGCTGTAGTCTTAAGACAATAGGGAAGTTAAGGATGCTGACAATGAGAAAGATCTGTCCAGTAATATGGTGgcttttttctccctccacTCCATATCCCCATTCCTGAACTCCATTTGTAGAGGAAGAAATGGAATGTCAAGGAGTGAAGGATTTGAACTTGCCACTTGTTGTGAACTACTTGTCCCAGCTGCCCTTCCCCTATGCTCACACTGAAGAGAGCATCAGGGGCAGCCTGGTAGAGCccaagctggagagcagctccctctgctttgcttcccCAGCTACACAGCCTGACAGCGCTGGCACCCCCACATCgtgcagcagcccagaggaTTTTCCAGCAGTCGCAGCACCCCCCAGCCCTGTtggccagcccagctcaccccccagcccctgcctacaccctggccccagcctgtgcctaccccacagcaccagcccgtgcctgccagcagcagccccgccgcaccccagcagcttgcccttggctcccGCTGCGGCATTCCAGCCTCTCTTCTTCACGGGAACGTTCCCATGTAACATGCAAGGTAATGCAGTGGACCTCCCACCCTTCAGTACCTTCTGTGCCACGCTTTGTTGCTGGGCAAAGCACAGATGTGGGATGGTGCCAGAGGTGTTGAATTCTTTGCCCAGAGAAACCGTGAACTTTTATTGCCCTGCCCAGTCAAATGGCTGTGGCCTTGTCTTGGAAGCATCCTTTGCAAACCA
The Indicator indicator isolate 239-I01 chromosome 29, UM_Iind_1.1, whole genome shotgun sequence genome window above contains:
- the LOC128976623 gene encoding ankyrin repeat domain-containing protein 40-like isoform X1; amino-acid sequence: MSGAAERELEERLREAAALGDVEEVRRLLGAGADINSRNEINGWTCLHWACKRNHAQVVSCLLAAGANRQILTARGELAAELTVKADIRKMLGEEEMECQGVKDLNLPLVVNYLSQLPFPYAHTEESIRGSLVEPKLESSSLCFASPATQPDSAGTPTSCSSPEDFPAVAAPPSPVGQPSSPPSPCLHPGPSLCLPHSTSPCLPAAAPPHPSSLPLAPAAAFQPLFFTGTFPCNMQELVLKVRVQNLRDSDFIEIELDRQELTYRDLLRVSCCELGVNPEQVEKIRKLPNTLVRKDKDVARLQDFQELELVLLRSTTSPLTGRACYSSSASRLTY
- the LOC128976623 gene encoding ankyrin repeat domain-containing protein 40-like isoform X2, whose translation is MSGAAERELEERLREAAALGDVEEVRRLLGAGADINSRNEINGWTCLHWACKRNHAQVVSCLLAAGANRQILTARGELAAELTVKADIRKMLGATQPDSAGTPTSCSSPEDFPAVAAPPSPVGQPSSPPSPCLHPGPSLCLPHSTSPCLPAAAPPHPSSLPLAPAAAFQPLFFTGTFPCNMQELVLKVRVQNLRDSDFIEIELDRQELTYRDLLRVSCCELGVNPEQVEKIRKLPNTLVRKDKDVARLQDFQELELVLLRSTTSPLTGRACYSSSASRLTY